A stretch of Mya arenaria isolate MELC-2E11 chromosome 14, ASM2691426v1 DNA encodes these proteins:
- the LOC128215781 gene encoding protein mono-ADP-ribosyltransferase PARP3-like, producing MPPKRKAAGKAKGAGGKKAKVEEAPAAPKTLKDAAAALKAVDKKVGGKKTHKVDSFVPFASNYSVVDDFDCMLNQTNIGHNNNKFYVIQMLQNGTDYYNWTRWGRVGESGANSMNLASTKDAAIKDFEKKFRDKTKNKWADRKDFKPCAGKYALIEMADEDEDEVDAPVMAAPSAANKKVAAPKLDRNTQNLLKLIFDNDMFRDTMKKFDIDVKKMPLGKLSKGQIAKGFDVLDDIEKELNANRRNKLAELSSKFYTVIPHDFGRKVPPVISDLESLRSKMDMLLVLGDIEVALSLQKEKDKKMTETKGDLLPNPMDINYGLLNCELEYLDKKSPEFKVIETYTNNTGGGWRQAKIREVFKVCRDGESSRFAAHDKITNRKLLWHGTSVAVVAAILKGGLRIMPHSGGRVGSGIYFASENSKSSSYVGTVGTKGIMFLNEVALGKEHHVDTNQSHLKAAPAGYDCVIAQGNTEPDPKKNTTLTFDGKKVVVPQGKPIPNPKWGHSHFGQSEYLVYKESQNRIRYLLLMDF from the exons atgccGCCAAAGAGGAAAGCAGCAGGAAAGGCCAAAGGTGCAGGAGGCAAGAAGGCAAAGGTTGAAGAGGCGCCAGCTGCTCCAAAGACATTGAAAGATGCAGCAGCTGCTTTAAAGGCAGTAGACAAGAAAGTGGGTGGAAAGAAAACTCACAAAGTTGATAGCTTTGTGCCGTTTGCATCAAATTATTCG GTAGTGGATGACTTTGACTGCATGTTAAACCAGACCAACATTggccacaacaacaacaagttcTACGTAATACAGATGCTGCAAAATGGGACAGATTACTACAACTGGACCAGATGGGGACGTGTT gGTGAGTCAGGCGCAAACTCTATGAATTTAGCAAGTACAAAAGATGCTGCTATCAAGGACTTCGAGAAAAAATTCAGAGACAAAACAAAGAACAAATGGGCAGATCGCAAAGACTTCAAACCTTGTGCGGGAAAGTATGCGCTCATAGAGATGGCCgatgaggatgaggatgagGTGGATGCTCCA GTTATGGCAGCGCCCAGTGCTGCGAATAAAAAGGTGGCAGCACCAAAGCTGGACAGGAATACGCAGAACCTGCTGAAGTTAATTTTTGATAATGACATGTTCAGAGATACCATgaaaaagtttgatattg atGTGAAAAAGATGCCACTAGGAAAACTAAGCAAAGGACAGATTGCAAAGGGCTTTGATGTTCTTGATGATATCGAGAAGGAGCTGAATGCTAACAGAAGAAACAAGCTTGCGGAGCTTTCATCAAAGTTTTACACAGTTATTCCCCATGACTTTGGCCGGAAGGTGCCCCCTGTCATCAGCGATCTGGAGTCACTGCGGTCTAAGATGGATATGCTTTtg GTATTGGGAGACATTGAGGTTGCCCTGAGTCTTCAAAAAGAGAAGGATAAGAAGATGACAGAGACAAAGGGCGACTTGCTGCCCAATCCTATGGACATTAACTACGGTCTTCTCAACTGTGAACTGGAATACCTTGACAAGAAGTCTCCTGAGTTTAAG GTGATAGAAACATACACGAACAACACTGGGGGAGGTTGGCGACAGGCAAAGATTCGCGAGGTGTTTAAGGTCTGCAGAGATGGAGAG AGTTCCCGGTTTGCAGCCCATGACAAGATCACCAACCGTAAGCTACTGTGGCACGGCACAAGTGTGGCTGTGgtggcggccatcttgaaagGCGGACTGCGAATCATGCCCCACAGTGGCGGGAGAGTGGGCTCAGGAATTTACTTTGCATCAGAAAATTCAAAATCATCCAGCTATG TGGGGACTGTAGGCACAAAGGGCATTATGTTTCTTAACGAGGTCGCCCTGGGAAAGGAGCATCATGTGGACACGAACCAGTCGCACCTCAAGGCCGCTCCCGCTGGGTATGATTGTGTAATCGCACAAGGAAACACCGAACCGG ACCCGAAGAAAAACACAACACTGACATTTGATGGCAAGAAGGTGGTGGTCCCCCAGGGTAAGCCCATACCCAACCCGAAATGGGGCCACAGTCACTTTGGCCAGAGCGAGTACCTCGTGTACAAGGAGAGCCAGAATCGCATCAGATACCTCCTCCTCATGGACTTTTAA
- the LOC128216013 gene encoding protein mono-ADP-ribosyltransferase PARP3-like yields the protein MDMLLVLGDIEVALSLHKEKDKKMTETKGDLLPNAIDVNYGLLNCELEYLDKKSPKFKVIETYTNNTGGGWKHAKIREVFKVCRDGESSRFSVHDKITNRKLLWHGTDVAVVAVILKGGLRIMPHSGGFVGSGIYFASENSKSSDYVGTVGTKGIMFLNEVALGKEYHMDTDHPHLKAAPSGYDCVIAQGNTEPVKLCGFAFSLTIQSCTFAGKLQIKVLVNSYGCVIALGNAEPDPKKNTTLTLDGKKVVVPQGKPIRNPGWNHSQFGQSEYLVYKESQNHIRYLLLMDF from the exons ATGGATATGCTTTTG GTATTAGGAGACATTGAGGTCGCCCTGAGTCTTCATAAAGAGAAGGATAAGAAGATGACAGAGACAAAGGGCGACTTGCTGCCCAATGCTATCGATGTTAACTACGGTCTTCTCAACTGTGAACTGGAATACCTTGACAAGAAGTCTCCCAAGTTTAAG GTGATAGAAACATACACCAATAACACTGGGGGTGGTTGGAAACATGCCAAGATTCGCGAGGTGTTTAAGGTCTGCAGAGATGGAGAG AGTTCCCGGTTTTCAGTCCATGACAAGATCACCAATCGTAAGCTTCTGTGGCACGGTACAGATGTGGCAGTGGTGGCGGTCATCTTGAAAGGCGGACTGCGGATCATGCCCCACAGTGGTGGGTTTGTTGGCTCAGGAATTTACTTTGCATCGGAAAATTCAAAATCATCCGACTATG TGGGGACTGTAGGCACAAAGGGCATCATGTTTCTTAACGAGGTTGCCTTGGGAAAGGAATATCACATGGACACGGACCATCCGCACCTCAAGGCCGCTCCAAGCGGTTACGATTGTGTAATCGCACAGGGAAACACCGAACCGGTTAAACTATGTGGATTTGC cTTTAGTTTGACAATCCAATCTTGTACTTTTGCTGGAAAGTTACAAATCAAGGTCCTAGTCAACAGCTATGGCTGTGTCATTGCTCTGGGTAATGCTGAGCCTG ACCCTAAGAAGAACACAACACTGACATTAGATGGCAAGAAGGTGGTGGTACCCCAGGGAAAGCCAATCCGAAATCCGGGATGGAACCACAGTCAGTTCGGCCAGAGCGAGTACCTCGTGTACAAGGAGAGCCAGAATCACATCAGATACCTCCTTCTCATGGATTTCTAA